In Eleginops maclovinus isolate JMC-PN-2008 ecotype Puerto Natales chromosome 10, JC_Emac_rtc_rv5, whole genome shotgun sequence, the following proteins share a genomic window:
- the LOC134870486 gene encoding stonustoxin subunit beta-like encodes MPATNRIISDSRMTDKAKKVKNGNSPTENVPFYEPNIPEPKCRADLIKYWFNLSLDDKTANKMLWIGEHGAKVARMTDDLTCPVLDRPERYEYSPQVLCKEGILGFRGYWEIEYSGWVVVGVAYERAGRRNRDGSCGLGENEESWALGWSGSSYSAWHNGSFVEILDVPKYTTIGVYLDQPAGILNFYGVDEVKEGEENTGEKEVYILQQIRTPFEQKMIPGFWVGPQSHCSIKKKEE; translated from the exons ATGCCAGCCACCAACAGAATCATTTCTGACAGCCGGATGACCGATAAAG caaaaaaagtgaaaaatgggAACTCACCTAcag AGAATGTCCCCTTCTACGAGCCAAACATCCCTGAGCCTAAATGCAGAGCTGATcttatcaaat acTGGTTCAACCTTTCCCTGGATGACAAGACAGCCAATAAGATGCTGTGGATCGGAGAGCATGGTGCTAAGGTGGCCCGTATGACCGATGACCTCACCTGTCCCGTCTTGGATAGACCAGAGCGATATGAGTATTCTCCACAG GTTCTTTGCAAAGAGGGCATCCTGGGTTTCCGAGGCTACTGGGAAATCGAGTACTCGGGGTGGGTCGTGGTCGGGGTGGCGTACGAACGAGCAGGAAGGAGGAACCGCGACGGATCCTGTGGCCTGGGAGAGAACGAGGAGTCGTGGGCTCTCGGCTGGAGCGGTTCCAGCTACAGCGCCTGGCACAACGGCTCCTTTGTAGAGATCTTGGATGTTCCCAAGTACACAACAATTGGTGTTTACCTTGACCAGCCTGCAGGTATCCTAAATTTCTATGGCGTGGATGAggtgaaggagggagaggaaaacacaggagaaaaGGAGGTTTACATTTTGCAACAGATCAGGACACCCTTTGAGCAGAAAATGATACCAGGTTTCTGGGTAGGGCCGCAGTCACACTGTTCTATCAAAAAGAAGGAGGAATAA
- the LOC134871022 gene encoding tripartite motif-containing protein 16-like protein, with product MNSNRKKKIIEEKVPVYEPDIPEPTCRAGLLKYWKNFSLDDKTANKHLWIGDNGSKVFRRTEELCPVLDRSERYEYSPQVVCKEPIWNTRAYFEVDYTGWVAIGATYEGAGRRVNAGPSGLGENEESWGLCWSGTRYQIWFNGVNEDILDIPHSSTIGVYVDQPAGIISFYVVTGEGEEKEVKLLQRINSTLKENILPGFWMGIQSSCTLVKRPE from the exons ATGAATTCCAACAGGAAAAAGAAGATAATTGAAG AAAAAGTTCCTGTTTATGAGCCGGACATTCCAGAACCAACATGCAGAGCCGGGCTCTTGAAGT ACTGGAAGAATTTTTCTTTAGATGACAAGACTGCCAACAAACATTTGTGGATTGGTGACAATGGGTCAAAAGTGTTTCGAAGAACTGAGGAGCTTTGTCCCGTCCTGGATAGATCAGAGAGATATGAGTACTCTCCACAG GTGGTGTGTAAAGAGCCTATTTGGAACACGAGGGCTTATTTTGAGGTGGATTACACTGGTTGGGTGGCGATTGGAGCCACCTATGAAGGAGCAGGAAGGAGGGTGAACGCCGGGCCGAGCGGCCTGGGGGAAAATGAAGAGTCCTGGGGTCTGTGTTGGTCAGGAACACGATACCAGATCTGGTTCAACGGTGTAAACGAAGACATATTAGATATCCCGCACAGCTCCACCATTGGAGTTTACGTGGACCAGCCTGCTGGGATCATCAGCTTTTATGTGGTGACCGGTGAGGGGGAAGAAAAGGAGGTCAAGCTTTTGCAAAGAATTAACAGCACTCTTAAGGAAAATATTCTTCCAGGTTTCTGGATGGGAATTCAGTCCTCATGCACATTAGTGAAGAGACCAGAATGA